A single window of Nicotiana sylvestris chromosome 3, ASM39365v2, whole genome shotgun sequence DNA harbors:
- the LOC104223407 gene encoding large ribosomal subunit protein eL8z has translation MAPKKGVAVAAKKKPVAKVVNPLFEKRPKQFGIGGALPPKKDLTRFVKWPQVVRIQRKRRILKQRLKVPPALNQFSKTLDKNLATNLFKMLLKYRPEDKAAKKERLVKRAQAEAEGKTPETKKPIIVKYGLKHITYLIEQNKAQLVVIAHDVDPIELVVWLPALCRKMEIPYCIVKGKARLGSIVHKKTASALCLTTVKNEDKMEFSRILEAIKANFNDKYEENRKKWGGGVMGSKSQARTKAKERVLAKEAAQRMN, from the exons ATG GCTCCAAAGAAGGGCGTAGCAGTAGCAGCAAAGAAGAAGCCAGTTGCGAAAGTGGTTAACCCATTGTTCGAGAAGCGGCCGAAGCAGTTCGGAATCGGTGGTGCATTGCCGCCGAAGAAGGACCTAACCCGGTTCGTGAAATGGCCTCAGGTGGTCAGGATTCAAAGGAAAAGGAGGATCCTTAAGCAGAGGTTGAAGGTTCCCCCTGCTCTCAATCAGTTCTCTAAAACCCTCGACAAAAATCTCG CTACAAACCTATTCAAGATGCTTCTGAAGTACAGGCCCGAGGACAAGGCTGCAAAGAAGGAGCGCCTTGTCAAAAGAGCTCAAGCCGAGGCAGAAGGCAAAACTCCTGAAACCAAGAAACCTATTATTGTAAAGTATGGTCTTAAGCACATCACCTACCTTATCGAGCAG AATAAAGCACAGTTAGTGGTGATTGCACATGATGTTGACCCAATAGAATTGGTCGTCTGGCTCCCAGCATTGTGCAGAAAGATGGAAATTCCATATTGTATTGTGAAGGGAAAAGCACGTTTAGGATCG ATTGTGCATAAGAAAACTGCGTCAGCGTTATGCTTGACAACTGTGAAGAATGAAGACAAGATGGAGTTCAGTAGAATTTTGGAGGCAATTAAG GCCAACTTCAACGATAAGTACGAGGAGAACAGAAAGAAATGGGGTGGTGGTGTCATGGGCTCCAAATCACAAGCCAGAACCAAGGCTAAAGAGAGAGTTCTTGCCAAGGAAGCTGCTCAGAGAATGAACTAG